One window from the genome of Actinoplanes teichomyceticus ATCC 31121 encodes:
- a CDS encoding DUF1501 domain-containing protein, giving the protein MKNVLCCEPTRRTVLGGALAGLAGAALSTRMAFAAERYTGDTLVVISLRGGFDGLSAIVPIGDPAYYAARPAIGVPKSRVIAGNGAFGLHPALAPVLPLWQGGRMAAVHAVGQPNPTRSHFAAMEAMENAAPGTSIRSGWLDRMLGLTGATAPLAGVSLGHAMPARILLGGADDVSMPAIDDFTLAGDGKRPMAAALRAMYADAPAALAAPAGSADRALSATAAVKAAGYAPANGATYPDTELGAALRDVARLIKAKAGLVTAAVDSGDWDMHEGLGTAVKGQRMYDNLADLAAALAAFTTDLGDTAMKNVTVLTISEFGRRVRENGSRGADHGHGNAMLLLGGGIRGGKVYANWPGLSPGALVDGDLAATTDYRSVIGEVLQKRCGFGALDGVFPGVKPSAFGLAAAR; this is encoded by the coding sequence ATGAAGAACGTTCTGTGCTGTGAGCCCACCCGACGGACCGTCCTGGGCGGCGCGCTCGCCGGGCTGGCCGGGGCGGCGCTGAGCACCCGGATGGCGTTCGCCGCCGAGCGGTACACCGGGGACACCCTGGTCGTGATCTCGCTGCGCGGGGGGTTCGACGGGCTGTCGGCGATCGTTCCGATCGGTGATCCGGCGTACTACGCGGCGCGGCCGGCCATCGGCGTGCCGAAGAGCCGGGTGATCGCCGGCAACGGCGCGTTCGGGCTGCACCCGGCGCTCGCACCGGTCCTGCCGCTCTGGCAGGGCGGCCGGATGGCGGCGGTGCACGCGGTCGGACAGCCGAATCCGACCCGCTCGCACTTCGCCGCGATGGAGGCGATGGAGAACGCCGCGCCGGGCACCTCGATCCGCAGCGGCTGGCTGGACCGGATGCTCGGGCTGACCGGCGCGACCGCGCCGCTGGCCGGGGTGTCGCTGGGGCACGCCATGCCGGCCCGGATCCTGCTCGGCGGCGCCGACGACGTGTCGATGCCGGCGATCGACGACTTCACCCTGGCCGGGGACGGCAAGCGGCCGATGGCCGCGGCGCTGCGCGCGATGTACGCCGACGCGCCGGCGGCGCTGGCCGCGCCGGCCGGGTCGGCGGACCGCGCGCTGTCCGCGACGGCCGCGGTGAAGGCCGCCGGGTACGCCCCGGCGAACGGCGCCACCTACCCGGACACCGAGCTGGGAGCGGCGCTGCGCGACGTGGCCCGGCTGATCAAGGCGAAGGCCGGCCTGGTGACCGCGGCGGTGGACAGCGGCGACTGGGACATGCACGAGGGGCTGGGCACCGCGGTCAAGGGCCAGCGGATGTACGACAACCTGGCGGACCTGGCCGCGGCCCTGGCCGCGTTCACCACCGACCTCGGCGACACCGCCATGAAGAACGTCACCGTGCTGACCATCAGCGAGTTCGGCCGCCGGGTGCGGGAGAACGGCTCGCGGGGCGCCGACCACGGGCACGGCAACGCGATGTTGCTGCTCGGCGGCGGCATCCGGGGCGGGAAGGTGTACGCGAACTGGCCGGGCCTGTCGCCCGGCGCGCTGGTCGACGGCGATCTGGCGGCGACCACCGACTACCGCTCGGTGATCGGCGAGGTGCTGCAGAAGCGCTGCGGCTTCGGCGCCCTGGACGGGGTCTTCCCGGGTGTGAAGCCGTCGGCGTTCGGCCTGGCCGCCGCCCGCTGA
- the mmsB gene encoding multiple monosaccharide ABC transporter permease produces the protein MTVAPTNADLAVGKQPAQAPGKSRSKLNLNLKQSGIYIAFAAIIVLFTILTDGDLLAPQNISNIIVQNSYVLILAIGMILIIIAGHIDLSVGSVVGATGAFAAVMMVQHDVPWPVAVVATLIFGALIGAWQGFWVAYFGIPAFIVTLAGMLLFRAITYKILGNQGLGPFPDPVRNLANGFTDGFLGNVGLGPLGGADLFSIIVGLLVVLGIVVVQWRSRAARIAYRQAVDPMWMFVLKAVVPAVLVMFVIVQLARYRNLPWVLILLAVLVVGYTLVTNRAVFGRQIYAIGGNLQAATLSGVKVKSVLFWLFVNMGVLSALAGIIFAGRLNQANPTAGNSFELDAIAAAFIGGAAVQGGVGKVVGAITGGLIMGVINNGMILIGAASETVMLVKGAVLLAAVAFDIWSKRRTAGAR, from the coding sequence GTGACGGTCGCACCCACCAACGCGGACCTCGCGGTCGGCAAGCAGCCGGCTCAGGCACCCGGCAAGAGCCGCTCCAAGCTCAATCTGAACCTGAAGCAGAGCGGCATCTACATCGCCTTCGCGGCGATCATCGTGCTCTTCACCATCCTGACCGACGGTGACCTGCTCGCCCCGCAGAACATCAGCAACATCATCGTGCAGAACTCGTACGTGCTGATCCTCGCGATCGGCATGATCCTGATCATCATCGCCGGGCACATCGACCTGTCGGTCGGCTCGGTGGTGGGCGCGACCGGCGCGTTCGCCGCGGTGATGATGGTCCAGCACGACGTGCCGTGGCCGGTCGCCGTGGTGGCCACGCTGATCTTCGGCGCGCTGATCGGCGCCTGGCAGGGCTTCTGGGTGGCCTACTTCGGCATCCCCGCCTTCATCGTCACGCTCGCCGGCATGCTGCTGTTCCGCGCGATCACCTACAAGATCCTGGGCAACCAGGGCCTCGGCCCGTTCCCGGACCCGGTGCGGAACCTGGCCAACGGCTTCACCGACGGCTTCCTGGGCAACGTCGGCCTCGGCCCGCTCGGCGGCGCCGACCTGTTCAGCATCATCGTCGGCCTGCTGGTCGTCCTCGGCATCGTGGTCGTCCAGTGGCGCTCCCGGGCCGCCCGGATCGCCTACCGGCAGGCGGTCGACCCGATGTGGATGTTCGTGCTCAAGGCGGTCGTCCCGGCCGTGCTGGTGATGTTCGTGATCGTGCAGCTGGCCCGGTACCGCAACCTGCCGTGGGTGCTGATCCTGCTCGCCGTCCTGGTGGTCGGCTACACCCTGGTCACCAATCGGGCGGTCTTCGGCCGTCAGATCTACGCGATCGGCGGCAACCTCCAGGCCGCGACGCTCTCCGGCGTCAAGGTCAAGTCGGTGCTGTTCTGGCTGTTCGTCAACATGGGCGTGCTCTCCGCCCTGGCCGGCATCATCTTCGCCGGCCGGCTCAACCAGGCCAACCCGACCGCCGGCAACAGCTTCGAGCTGGACGCCATCGCGGCCGCCTTCATCGGTGGCGCCGCGGTCCAGGGTGGTGTCGGCAAGGTGGTCGGCGCCATCACCGGTGGCCTGATCATGGGCGTGATCAACAACGGCATGATCCTCATCGGTGCGGCATCCGAGACCGTCATGCTGGTCAAGGGCGCGGTCCTGCTGGCCGCGGTGGCTTTCGACATCTGGTCGAAGCGCCGCACCGCGGGCGCCCGCTGA
- a CDS encoding DUF1800 domain-containing protein, giving the protein MTPTRRTLLTGAAAVTAGLIIDVPAAAAAKPAALDPAALLGDDPIAHLLRRATFGATEQSLAEARRLGVAGWLDRQLDPQRIDDSACDKLLRRLPLAHATPAAVRAALPKHSYDGFRQLGQAVLARAAWSRRQLFEAVAGFWGNHLHIAAPASGMWDTRGDYDAQVIRKHTFGRFADMLKASARHPAMLTYLDQRSSSKAHPNENYARELMELHTVGLIFDESDVRDAARLLTGMTVSRAGNYAYDASQHATGAVDIAGFRHANAKADGEAAALALLDHLAKHPATAERVAHKLCVRFVTDEPPAALVARLAKVYLANDTAIVPVLRALFTSAEFADSIGRKTRTPFEDMVATIRALGLEPDADGVKSLGALHDMLVSAGNAPFRWAPPNGFPDVASVWASPSAFLMRCNLHLNLAAGWYPKQLTRPANLLKSLVPVLPATYGGLIDALATRLIGTTLPASHTAAVLSVAGKVPTSPLSGSDRSLAGHAPYLIALVLDAPSFQLR; this is encoded by the coding sequence ATGACGCCGACCCGCCGTACCCTGCTGACCGGAGCCGCGGCCGTGACCGCCGGGCTGATCATCGACGTGCCGGCCGCCGCGGCGGCGAAGCCCGCCGCTCTGGACCCGGCCGCGCTGCTCGGCGACGACCCGATCGCGCACCTGCTGCGCCGGGCCACCTTCGGCGCCACCGAGCAGTCGCTGGCCGAGGCGCGCCGGCTCGGTGTGGCCGGTTGGCTCGACCGGCAGCTGGACCCGCAGCGCATCGACGACAGCGCCTGCGACAAGCTGCTGCGGCGTCTCCCGCTGGCGCACGCCACCCCGGCGGCCGTGCGCGCCGCCCTGCCGAAGCACTCCTACGACGGTTTCCGGCAGCTCGGTCAGGCGGTGCTCGCCCGCGCGGCGTGGAGCCGGCGGCAGCTGTTCGAGGCGGTCGCCGGGTTCTGGGGCAACCACCTGCACATCGCCGCGCCGGCCAGCGGGATGTGGGACACCCGCGGCGACTACGACGCCCAGGTGATCCGCAAGCACACGTTCGGCCGGTTCGCCGACATGCTCAAGGCCTCGGCCCGGCACCCGGCCATGCTGACCTACCTGGACCAGCGGTCGTCGAGCAAGGCGCACCCGAACGAGAACTACGCCCGCGAGCTGATGGAGCTGCACACCGTCGGGCTGATCTTCGACGAGAGCGACGTCCGGGACGCCGCCCGTCTGCTCACCGGGATGACGGTGAGCCGGGCCGGCAACTACGCGTACGACGCGTCGCAGCACGCCACCGGCGCCGTCGACATCGCCGGCTTCCGGCACGCGAACGCGAAGGCCGACGGCGAGGCGGCCGCGCTGGCCCTGCTCGACCACCTGGCGAAGCACCCGGCCACCGCCGAGCGGGTGGCCCACAAGCTGTGTGTCCGGTTCGTCACCGACGAGCCGCCGGCCGCCCTGGTCGCCCGGCTGGCGAAGGTGTACCTGGCCAACGACACCGCGATCGTGCCGGTGCTGCGCGCGCTGTTCACCTCCGCGGAGTTCGCCGACTCGATCGGCCGCAAGACCCGCACCCCGTTCGAGGACATGGTGGCCACCATCCGGGCGCTCGGCCTGGAACCGGACGCCGACGGGGTGAAGAGCCTGGGCGCGCTGCACGACATGCTGGTCTCGGCCGGCAACGCGCCGTTCCGGTGGGCGCCGCCGAACGGGTTCCCGGACGTCGCGTCGGTCTGGGCGTCGCCCTCGGCCTTCCTGATGCGCTGCAACCTGCATCTGAACCTGGCCGCCGGCTGGTACCCCAAGCAGCTGACCCGGCCCGCGAACCTGCTGAAGTCCCTGGTCCCGGTGCTGCCGGCGACCTACGGCGGATTGATCGACGCGCTCGCCACCCGGCTGATCGGGACGACGTTGCCGGCTTCGCACACCGCGGCCGTGCTCAGTGTCGCCGGAAAGGTGCCGACCAGTCCCCTGAGCGGCTCCGACCGGTCGCTCGCCGGGCACGCTCCGTACCTGATCGCGCTCGTCCTCGACGCCCCGTCCTTCCAGCTGAGGTGA